In Brachypodium distachyon strain Bd21 chromosome 2, Brachypodium_distachyon_v3.0, whole genome shotgun sequence, one genomic interval encodes:
- the LOC100838892 gene encoding 4-coumarate--CoA ligase-like 7: MAPPAAVDPRSGYCADTGTFHSLRAPVPLPPPDLPLSFPAFAFSLLPSPLPTRPALIDSATGEAVPFPAFLARVRALAAHLRASLSLARGDVAFVLAPPGVHVPVLCHALMAVGAVVSPANPALTAGEVAGLVALSKPSVAFAVSSTVGKLPPELSTSAVLLDSPRFLSFLQRPAGAHATAVIHQSDPAAILYSSGTTGRAKAVVLTHRNLMLARTVPAPPPDDVPMLAVPMFHIYGFVFCLIAAMSAQTLVLHTARRFNARDVLAAVGRFRVTRLALAPAALMAVVRTAEEDRSVVAAASTLQTVLCGGAAVPAELIRRFPEKFPRAVVAQGYGLTEATAGFVRAIGAEEVRRIGSVGRLNWGTEAKIVDPETGDALPPGLPGELWVRGHFVMKGYHGDKEATSAILDSEGWLKTGDVCRIDRDGFLFVVDRLKELIKCKGYQVAPAELEGLLQAHSDIDEAAVVGYSDDQAGELPVAFVLRRFGSDLSEAQIKAFVAEQVVHYKRIHHVFFVDSIPRNAAGKILRKDLVKSMLHPISSKL; the protein is encoded by the exons ATggcgcctccggccgccgtggACCCGCGCAGCGGCTACTGCGCCGACACGGGGACATTCCACAGCCTCCGCGCGCCcgtcccgctgccgccgccggacctGCCGCTCTCCTTCCCGGCCTTcgccttctccctcctcccctcgcCGCTCCCCACCCGTCCGGCCCTCATCGACTCCGCCACCGGCGAGGCCGTCCCATTCCCCGCGTTCCTCGCTCGAGTCCGCGCGCTTGCCGCGCATCTCCgcgcctccctctccctcgcccgCGGCGACGTGGCCTTCGTCCTCGCGCCGCCCGGCGTCCACGTCCCCGTGCTCTGCCACGCGCTCATGGCCGTCGGCGCCGTAGTGTCCCCCGCCAATCCGGCCCTCACGGCGGGGGAGGTCGCCGGCCTCGTCGCGCTCTCCAAGCCGTCCGTGGCCTTCGCCGTCTCGAGCACCGTCGGCAAGCTCCCGCCCGAGCTCAGCACCAgcgccgtcctcctcgactCCCCGAGATTCCTCTCCTTCTTGCAACGCCCTGCAGGAGCCCACGCCACCGCTGTGATTCACCAGTCGGatccggcggcgatcctgtaCTCGTCCGGCACCACGGGGCGCGCCAAGGCGGTCGTGCTCACGCACCGCAACCTCATGCTCGCGCGcaccgtgcccgcgccgccgccggacgacGTGCCGATGCTGGCCGTGCCGATGTTCCACATCTACGGCTTCGTGTTCTGTCTCATAGCGGCGATGTCGGCACAGACGCTCGTGCTGCACACGGCGAGGAGGTTCAACGCCAGGGACGTGCTGGCCGCGGTGGGGAGGTTCCGGGTCACGCGCCTCGCcctcgcgccggcggcgctgaTGGCCGTTGTGAGGACGGCTGAGGAGGACCGGAGTGTGGTTGCCGCCGCGTCAACGCTGCAGACCGTgctctgcggcggcgcggccgtcCCCGCAGAGCTCATACGTCGCTTCCCGGAGAAATTCCCCCGCGCCGTTGTGGCACAG GGATATGGGCTGACGGAGGCTACTGCTGGTTTTGTCCGTGCCATTGGGGCAGAAGAAGTTCGAAGAATTGGATCAGTGGGGCGTCTCAACTGGGGCACTGAAGCCAAGATTGTTGATCCGGAAACAGGGGATGCTCTGCCTCCGGGTCTGCCGGGTGAGCTTTGGGTCCGAGGACATTTTGTAATGAAAG GTTACCATGGTGATAAGGAAGCCACCTCTGCGATTTTGGATTCTGAAGGATGGTTGAAAACCGGAGATGTTTGTAGGATTGACAGAGATGGTTTCCTCTTTGTCGTTGATCGGCTGAAAGAGTTAATCAAGTGCAAGGGCTACCAG GTTGCTCCCGCAGAACTAGAGGGCCTGCTTCAAGCACACAGTGATATTGATGAGGCTGCAGTTGTCGG ATACAGTGATGATCAGGCCGGTGAGCTACCAGTGGCATTCGTCTTAAGGCGCTTTGGCAGTGATTTAAGCGAGGCACAGATCAAAGCCTTCGTAGCTGAACAG GTTGTGCACTATAAGCGGATACAccatgttttctttgtggattccATACCCAGAAATGCTGCAGGAAAGATCCTGCGGAAGGACTTGGTAAAGTCGATGTTGCATCCAATTAGCTCCAAGCTGTAA